A stretch of Microbacterium sp. 4R-513 DNA encodes these proteins:
- a CDS encoding HAD hydrolase-like protein produces MPTRTPWTCVLWDVDGTIVDASDGILRRLAITLEHFGKRAPTRAELVHWIGPPMYDSFQANVGMTPAEATDAVSFYRTLGKADGYTTGAKLFAGVGELIEELCRHGIPQATASSKPEIQVDALMDHFGLAPCFTTIVGATLDEKTLSAKSDVIAEALRRLAVAGVDTSRPVLVGDRHHDVEGAAVHGVPVIFVRWGFSWPHEADGAQAAVETVEQLRSLLLVDDADA; encoded by the coding sequence ATGCCGACCCGAACCCCCTGGACCTGTGTGCTCTGGGACGTCGACGGAACGATCGTCGACGCCTCGGACGGCATCCTGCGGCGGCTCGCGATCACGCTCGAGCACTTCGGCAAACGCGCGCCGACGCGCGCCGAGCTCGTGCACTGGATCGGGCCCCCGATGTACGACTCGTTCCAGGCGAACGTGGGCATGACGCCGGCCGAGGCGACCGACGCCGTCTCGTTCTACCGCACCCTCGGCAAGGCGGACGGCTACACGACCGGGGCGAAGCTGTTCGCCGGCGTCGGCGAGCTCATCGAGGAGCTCTGCCGCCACGGCATCCCGCAGGCGACGGCGAGCTCGAAGCCCGAGATCCAGGTCGATGCCCTCATGGACCACTTCGGCCTCGCCCCGTGCTTCACGACGATCGTCGGGGCGACGCTCGACGAGAAGACGCTGAGCGCGAAGTCCGACGTCATCGCCGAGGCGCTCCGGCGTCTCGCCGTCGCCGGCGTCGACACCAGCCGCCCCGTCCTGGTGGGCGACCGTCATCACGACGTCGAGGGCGCCGCGGTGCACGGCGTTCCCGTCATCTTCGTCCGCTGGGGCTTCAGCTGGCCGCACGAGGCCGACGGCGCCCAGGCGGCCGTCGAGACCGTCGAGCAGCTGCGCTCCCTCCTCCTGGTCGACGACGCCGATGCCTGA